The genomic DNA CCTTCATTATTTGCCATCTAGGATGTAGGGGTTGGTtgttactccgtactccgtacgtaCAGGGCGCAGCGCAGACTTACAGCTGTAGGAAGGAAGTACTCTGCAGCGCCAATACAACGTGAAAAGCACAAGCATGCACCCAAGGCATAACGTTAGGGATCAGGAATTACGAGACACAGGGGTATATTGCCCATAGTATGCCAATAAGAATATGTACCTCTGTGGTACAAGTATCGGTACTCAAGCCGCTACTTTTCCGGATCGACATCTGCAGAGTACGGTCAGAGGTCCCTGCGCCTAGCCGTCGGTATGTATTACAGTGCAGCGGACTCTTGGCTGTTTCGACCTGGATCTACTTGATTGGTATTGATATGGAAAGTTGCAATGCATTGCATACTAGGAGTTTTTGTAGGATCACGCGCTGCTCTGTCAATTGtaatggtggtggtggcagtGTGGCGGTGGCTCGGTAATGCCATCTACCGATGATCGAccatacttgtacatagtACCAACCACAGCAACAAGTGTTCTGGAAATCATCCCCGATCCAATTGGCCACTATCCATGGCCCTGGGACTTTGTGAGTCCTGGTGGCTGGGATACAGCACTGGTACTACGGGCGTACGTACATGTGTCAATTCAAAATCCAGTGTCATCCGCGGGTATCGGCATTCCGGACACACCCAGTACATATTGATACCCGCTCGAAACTGAACTATCCAACTGATAGTCATGATTTCCTTCCGAACAAgcacaaaaaaaaagcagaaaaTGACATGCCCCGTGGTTATGGTAAACAGTAGTGGAGACCTAGCTACCGTACGTAGTACACTTACCTCGTCTCGAGTAGATTAACTTACCATGGTTTGACATTCGTTGACGAACACTGGTTTCCCCAATCAAACCTCACGAACCAGCATTCGGCTTTTCGGGATTTCGGCGCGCCCCCCTTTCCATGGCGGTGGAAGTTATCGATTATCGAATTTTGACTTGACGGCAGGAAGTGCATCCCTGACCCAAATCTTGCTACCGTTAGTGTCGGAGGAGTTTCTAGAATTGTCAATGACATGTGGTTGTCAAAACGTATGATCAGAAGGTTCGTCGTGGAGTTTATTAAATGAGGGGGACGAGCGAGAGTTGGAGACGATCGGATGTCGTGAGTTTGGAGTTATCGGTATTTCTTCACAGCATGTCAGTGCCGATTTAGGCAGGTTGCAATGGCCAATTCTCGATGCAGAATATCAAATCAATTTTGTTCCATTGGATCACCAAGAAGTAGGAAATAACATGGTCACATCATCGTTCAATTCCATACTGGTACAGCTTTCCCTAATTCCATCTCCTTCCGAAAAGGAGAATATGCATAGTAACTTCTATAAAGGTCTTGAAAATGGAAATCATAAACCCCAGAACCAAACATACACGAGAGTAAAACAAATGAAAATGACAAATATCCAAAAAATAATAACGAACCAGAACACCGCACAGATGCATATTGGGTGGGAGGATCAAAGCAAGGCTACAAGGTTCCCTGCATAGTGGCGGCTATGCATGATCCTCGAGCGATCAATCCCACGTAGTAAAATAAAACAACCAGAAATGAAGATGATAGGGTATCAAGGATGATCTTGTCGGTCTTGAATAAATGTTGTAATGAAGGAAATAAAGAAAATTCGTGGACGAGGCACTCTGGCTTTTCGTGTACTTAGCCGGACCCCGTAACTCGTAATGATGATATGATGCGAAACGTTCTAACCCTTGCGGGATGTATTATATCGAGAGGATTATTGAATTAGGTAGTTGGAGTTCACCGGTGAGGAGATGGCATCGATTCAGACGAAGTCTGATCCATGTCGCTAAATGGGGACTGTCGTTGCGAGTCCATGTCGCTGCCACCGTTGCGCATCTGATTGCGAAGAGCGGGAAGCTGTCGTCTTCTGGCGTTGATAAACCAGTTGCTGATCTGGATGTCGTTAGCCAGAGCAATAATGGATAGTGAAGACAGATAGAGCTTACCTGACTAATAGACAACCCTGTCCGGGTCATGAACATCTGTTTGTCCTCCTCACTAGGATACGGATGATCCAAATGCTCATGGAACCAGGCCCGAAGGATATCAGTAACAGGCTTGGGAAGATTACCTCGCCTGCGCCTGTTCCTGGAGTCGGTCTGATCGCCCATGATGCCAAAGTTCGACTGCGCATGTGATACCAACTGCGGCGAGTGCTGCTCGGAGTCACTGGGGTAGGCCATTGGATAACCATAAGGAGCAGGGTGACTGTGCATCATAGCAGCTGGTCCGCTAGTCCCCATATACGAGGCAGAGTCTCCATTCCGACGATCCCATGGGCCACGTGCATCCATCGGCGCAGAACGGTAATCAGGCAGAAACGGGTCTGGTCGCGAAGCGGGTCTCCCATCCGAGAATGGCGAACCCGAGGTCAAGCTGCGGTCTGGAAGAGAGTGCAAATCCCGGATCGGGGGGAGAATGGGGCTAGGGCCACGCGAGGAGGTTGCCGCATACCGGGGAGTCGACCCGGGAGCGACGGGGGAGCCATTCCCGGGAAACCGGGGAGGGAGAGAGGAATGATCCCCAGAATCTGAAGCACGGATAGGAGTGAGGGAGTAGTCTCGTGGGGCGTCATTCAGCGGCATCTTGGGGGGTGATTGTAAAGGTTGACGACCGGAGAACTCGAAGCTAGAGCGTTGACGGGGAGAAGTGAAGTAAGAGGTAGAGTCGATTTCATCGTGGAGGTGAGGAGGGAGAAGCTGCTCTAGTCAGTATTTCTACTCTctgagaagaaaaagcaagaatTGTAAGATGGGATGCATACCTCTCTAAACGAGGGCAGGGTCTGAGAATGATCAGTAGGAAGAGAGTTTGCGTAGGAAATCGCCATTTTGCTGGAATCGTCGTCCGGATTGGACGTGATCATAGACAAGGATACAAATCCAACCGGAATCAATGGACGCACGGTAAGCAGAGAGAATGGGCGGCAATCACTGAGGCAATGTTAGATCGATCGGAAGCCGCCAGCGGCTGTATGGAGCGATGATGGCAGTGGATGTATGAGTTGGACGAAGGAGAGGATGGAAGATGATAGAAAACAAGGATTGACAAAAAGAAGACAAGGATCGAGGAAGGAATTAGAGGTTTAATATAGAAGACTCACGAGAGCTGAGCGGAAACGCAGAGCCAGTGACATTGATCAATGACGATGGGAGACAGCTGAACCAAGGTTATATATGGTTAATCGATGCAAGGCAGGggtggaaaagaaaaaaaaagtgaaagaaaaaataaaataaaataaaatggAAATTAAAACAAAAAATGGAAaataaaataataataaataaAATAATTCAGATCTGGGTCGTTGGTAGTGTTACTCGGAGGAGTAAGTATAGTTAGGCAGTCCAATATGCACGGGCTGGCACCACTCCTGACTGCAGGCCAGGCTGTCTGAAAATCCCAGGAATTTATATACAGATATTCATAACAACTGCAAAAGTGAAAGtgaaatcatcatcatcctcagggACAAACCCAACAAGGACGATCGTGGGAGGCGTGAAGACCGAGTGGACCCGGACAAGGATTATCCACAAACTACGGAGAACCGTCACGGCTCCGTTCGGGATATCCAAAAGAAAGGATTTTGAGGCTTTTTGGGTGGAGGAGGAACCGTCccaaactttttttttttttttatgtgCCTTCTTGACAGATGGATCTATCTTGGACATCAATCAAgtaaaaaaaataaaaaaaatataAAGGGATAGATGATCTACCAGGTTGTGCAGCAGCAGGACACTTCAGAATGACAACACCTACATACAGTACAGCTTCCTAGTATGCAGTACTGGACTTTCTggtctgtacaagtacatactcCGTGCTCTGTACCGTGTTCATTCCCGAAGCGTCCCAGAACCATGGCTGCCACACTGGGGGTTTGACTTTGGCAATGTTGTCATCACACCATTTTTGAGAGGTTAATAAGCGGCATTAATTTTATACAGCTGAATAAAGTCTTCCATTTGGAGAAAAGCCTTACTCGGTCCGAAATGAGACGGTTTGGAGCACTGGTATCGGAACGGACTGAACCAAAGATAGCTGAAACCTCTTCAAACAATCATTGTATGGACCAAGTTCTCCATGTTCCTTCCGTACATACTGCCTCCACTATTCAAGTTTATTTCTTAACCCCTACGGATAGAGGAGTGGCGGTGGCGGCGGTGTCTGAGGCGTCTGAGGCGGTTCCTAGTAATACTGAGTGCATTATTCGTGCATCGAGAGAGGGGGAGGATTCTATAGCTAGGACTCCCCTAATACCGAGTGCCAAACTGTAACGAAATAATTAGGATTATTGGCCCCCTCGCCCGCAGTTCCCAGCGTGTAGGGCAAAGATCGCCGGGTGAACCAGTCAGTGCCCCTCGCAGATCCACTGTTAGATCTGTACTCCATATACAGTATTGTATAGAATGCGGTACTGGCCAGAAAATAATTATACTCGTCATGTACCTGGTATGGAGTACTAGGAgattgtacagagtaccagTATGTATGTACTGTACGTACACCAGTTACTGTACACAACGATCGCCTGTTCGCCCCACGGCGACTGTCGAGATGGAGAGAGACCCACCCCGGGTTGTACGTCAAGCGCCCATCCGCCACTTTCCGCCTGGAAGCCAGAAAGAAGCAATTTTTTCCTGCGATTCAATGGCCGGATCTTTTTTCCCTTGATTGATCTCTGTAACCTCATGTCCCATGCACGCTGCATGCTGtaactgtacaagtacaaagaaaggaagacaAATAAAACGACCTGTCTATCTGTGTGACGCCCTTGAGGCAACCGCAGATGGAATGGTCGGAAATGATTGGATGGTGTGGTGCTGGACGCAAGATCCGTTGCCCCGTGCTTTTTTATCGGGAGACAAGGGGGAGAAAGTGTCGATGCTGGGTTGGTTGATGCATACTGACTAGGAAGTTATGCATGTGTGGGTTGTAATACTCTATTATTGTACTGTATGTATTTCTTTGTCGGATGTGTTGGAGAATACGTATCCGACATGTGTCAAGAGAACCATGGATATGAATTACTTGAGATACCCAAAGCAGCAACAGGCAGCATCTGACAGGATGATAATTAAGAAAAATTTAAAAACCTGCCTAGTGGAAGTTTAAGGATGAATGACAAATGACAAATGACACGCTTCTCCACTGTGCCGTATCTCAATCTGGCTGGTTGGCCACGAGATGATGGTCCCGGACGAGCTGAAAAATGGCTGCATTTGTGTCCTTTCATTGGCTCATACCCGTCCGTGAACGCGACGGGAAAAATCCCACTCCTAAGCCGATCGGGGCAAAAATTACTGTCCATCACCCGTCCGGATCCAATTTATTGGTTTGTTTTTGACTCTCTGTTGGAATCCCTGTAGGCGATTCTCCCTGTCATGAATCGCCAACACGACACTATCGATTTGGACATGGTCCATTAACACGATCTGACTCGTGCGAGAATACGGGGTTGTCAGCGGAAGGGATCGATGAGGAACGTGTCAGGTGTCATTTTGTATACGGAGGCCTACGTATGTATCGAATACATACGGATTGTATGGAGTACGTAGTACTCTTACACAGTACCCCGTACGATATGGAAACCTCTCCACTGCAActgtttcgttggttttTTCTCGCACTCTCAGGGCCGAGTGAGGCACAGGATGGAGCAATCCTATGACATACACCGGGTACGGACACCTGTCATTCGGATCACTGGAAAGAAGTAGCCCCATCGATTACCATCGAAAATCCATCGAACTCTTCAGCCCCTTTCATCGGATGACTATCCAGAGAACTCGCAACTATGAGTGGACGAACCACCCGGGGATATCTCTCAAAATGGGAGCTGGCCCTCTTGCTTTGTGCGGTAATCAGCACCGGTGCCGGACTGGTGTGTAATCCGGTACGACCAAAGAGAGAGCCTGGGAAAGGAATAAACTTTGTTCCAATTCTGTCTCTCCGAATTATGCTATTGCCTATTTCGGTGTGGGGGGTTCGTTTGACAAGTTACTCGGCCGTATTCCTGTCAAGGATACGTGTTGGAGAGTTCATAAGCTTAACGTCGCTCCACTACTAGTCTCCTTTGGTACGGTCCAACAGCACGAGTGCTTTTACACACTCCAATGAGACTCCGTAGCCCCGTCTTTCGTTGTGACGAACCTGACAGCATTGTGTCAATACTCCTGTCGTGACAAGGGCTCACCTTCGAAGTCTCTCGCATTAGTGGTTTTCAGGAGACCTCCCCTTCTGTGGTGTCTTAGAAATTGGACAAAGTGCAATACCTCCTGCCCAACACGGTTAGATCCAGATCCCAGATCGTGTAGATCCTTGGATAATCATGAGCATCCGGTTCAGTAAATTCCATGGTTATTTCATTATCAATATTCCGTAGAGCAAGGaccggagtacggagtatacgGAGAACACAGAACACCGTACTCAGTATGTATTAGTGGTAATCCAGCAAATTCGCCATCCACGCGGTCAGGAACCAGGATGATGATCCATCATATGTTAGTGGAATTTGTCATGTCCTGTGCCTGCCTGTCAGCCTCTTGTCACCGCTGCCATTACCTGGTTGCTGGGTTCTCTCCATGCCTCCATTCACAAAATGACAGTTCTCCATACAGAATATCATCCTCTACCTCGATAGCAAAGGCAAAGAACAGTTCCTCTATATTCGTAGACATTACACGCTGCCACACTACCGAAATTCACCCTTGTCCGATTCGATCCAATAGTCGACCACTCTAATAACCGCCCAAACTCTCGATATTCCCCTGACCCAAACTCA from Aspergillus chevalieri M1 DNA, chromosome 1, nearly complete sequence includes the following:
- a CDS encoding homeobox domain-containing protein (COG:K;~EggNog:ENOG410PRWE;~InterPro:IPR008422,IPR001356,IPR009057;~PFAM:PF05920,PF00046;~go_function: GO:0003677 - DNA binding [Evidence IEA];~go_process: GO:0006355 - regulation of transcription, DNA-templated [Evidence IEA]): MAISYANSLPTDHSQTLPSFRELLPPHLHDEIDSTSYFTSPRQRSSFEFSGRQPLQSPPKMPLNDAPRDYSLTPIRASDSGDHSSLPPRFPGNGSPVAPGSTPRYAATSSRGPSPILPPIRDLHSLPDRSLTSGSPFSDGRPASRPDPFLPDYRSAPMDARGPWDRRNGDSASYMGTSGPAAMMHSHPAPYGYPMAYPSDSEQHSPQLVSHAQSNFGIMGDQTDSRNRRRRGNLPKPVTDILRAWFHEHLDHPYPSEEDKQMFMTRTGLSISQISNWFINARRRQLPALRNQMRNGGSDMDSQRQSPFSDMDQTSSESMPSPHR